The nucleotide window TTCGGGACAGACAGGCCTTTTTAACTGAAAGATATTGATAATTCCCCTGATTTACACGTTTTACTATACCCACTCATAATTAATAAAAACGTTACGCGGCGGATTAAGGTTCACGGAATTTTCTCATTTTTAAATAATCATAACGTTTACCATTTGGGATAATAATAACGACGGAAGGCAGGAAAAAAGAAGAATTATCAAACTAATAAATTTTCATGATAAATAGCTGTTTTACAGCTGACTGGCGGCCGGGCTGCCAGATGCTCAGGATTTATCTGCAGGCAGCATGATCTTCAGGCAGGCATTCATTCCCTGACGGGTCAGAGCCTGCTGCTCTGGCGTCAGAGCATAATAGCGTTTGCTGGCACCGCGCGCAGAGTAGCTGTCGAATTCAACTTTATCAAAAGCATAAGAGGCATTTTCATTCATAATCACCTCCTGAAGTTTCGCCATAAACTGCTCCTGACTGGTGGGTTCTCCAATGTCATTGATCATCACGCAGGCCGCAGCAAAGTAATGCGGGTTTTGCTGATGGGGCTTCAGCGCCAGAAAAAGGGCAATGGCGATCACGACCAGAATCAGTATGGCCAGCAGTTTAGTCTTCATATCAATCGTTCAGGCTGGAGAAATTTGCGCAGAGCTTAGCGTGGGGCGCCTGACGCTGCCAGAAAAATTTAGGTTAGTTCACTCTTCATTAACGCTTTGTTGTTGTTACGGCAATTTGAGGGGGTTCCGCTCTCAGAGAGATAATTTCACCGTTTCCGCTCTCCCTGGAGTCAGGTAAACACCCGTGAAACTGCGGTGGAAGTGGCGCAGGAATTTCCGGATATGAAGTGGGACAAAATGCTGGGGGATGCGATGACGCATCGCAGGACGCTGTATCCCCAGAGTCTGGACACCATTCATTCTGCATGCATTTTGTCTGGCCTGCCTGGCGCCCTGGCAAGATACCGGGGGCTGCTGGCCATTCCGTTCTCCGTCCAGCATCCGGACGGCAGCGAAATAAAGGCATCCTTGTAGCTTTGATAAATCAAACCTCCCGCCTCTGCGGGAGGTCTGTTATTATCTGGCGTTAATCCCTTCGTAGCTCCGCCAGTGATCGAAATAAATATGCTCAGCCTGAAAATCGGCAGTAGTGGTGTCGTGGGTTAAACGCCACGCCAGCTGAAACGCAAATTCGAAACTCACCCCTAATCCCTTTCCACTAATCAGATTGCCATCCTCAACAATATCATCGCCCCTGTAAGTCCCTTCGGTGACCACCTTATAAAGATCGCCGGAGCAGGTGTAATTGCGGCCTTTCAGCAGATGGTTTCCACCCAATACGCGAGCTGCGGCGGAGCAGATGGGGGCTATCCATTTACCGGCGTCGTCGTGTCGGCGGATAAACTCAATGACCTGCGGATTGGCAGCGAGATTCACCGTTCCCTCTGGTCCGCCAGGAATGACTACGGCATCGAACTCCCTCTCCGTAAGATCGGCCAGCAGCGCGTCGGCAATGACCGGTACAGCATGATAGCTGGCAACCTCACGCGAGGTATGGCAGGCCACGGTAGTAACCTTGACATGCAGCCGGTTGAGAATATCGATAATGATAAAAGCTTCAGCCTCTTCAAAACCTGGGGCAAGCAGTATGGCAGCCTGTTTACTCATTATTCCTCCTGAATTTAAATTGAGCGATTAGCATTATTGAAATAACGTTTTATTTTTCATGTGTCAATCGGCGAGCGGCCAGAATGGGGGGAGGGGAGATAACGACAAACGCCGCTGCTTTTTAGCAAAATAGATAAGCCTCCTTTAAGTGAAAGATAAAAGTTGTGCTAATGAAAAAGAGCCTGTTTTTTCGCGTTATTCAACAATCTGTTAACGCTCATTTTTTGCAGAAAATGATAAATCAGACTTTTCATACGGATGGTGGTTTTTTGTACATTTTCAGGCGCCAATTCAAATCGATGATTTTATGCCCACCCTTATTCCATAAGGCCTGAAGGGGGATTATCTGGAAAATACTTAAAAATCAATCTGATGATCTGATTTTCTAAATTCTCAATCTGTAAAATTATGTTACATTTTTTTATTTCCGCTAGCACATGTAACGTTTTTACACTCCTGCCTATAGGGCATTGTCCGAAAGGATGCAATTTCAGATAAACCCTTAAAAATGAGGTGTCAGCTTGCTGGTGAATGGAATGTGCTCGCTTTTGACCCCGGCAGTAAGATTCGCGTTGGATAATGCGAACAGGGATATGTTTTGGCAGGGTAAGCCTTTCTTATTAATTTCTCACTGGCAATGACCGTTTCTATTACTCCATAGAACAGGGATAGCCATGTCTAACTCCTATCAGTCCGAGATCCCCAAGGCCCGCGTTAACATCCAGTTAAGCCTGCACACGGGCGGTGCCCAGAAAAAAATCGAACTCCCCCTCAAGCTGATGGTGGTGGGGGATTACAGCAATGGTGCCGAGCAACGTCCGGTGTCGGAGCGTGAGACTGTCAGCATCAATAAAAACAACTTCGATAACATCTCACAGTCACTGCTGGGCCTGGTGGGGCTGGGTATTCCCGGCACCGCTGAGCATATCCCCGCCCCGATGTCGCGCTTTCTGTCACTGCTTGGCGTGCTGCAGCAGCCCGGGAAAACTCAGGAGGGCATGCAGGCATTGGTGAGCCTGCTGGCGCCTGACACCAGAGTGCAGGTCAGCCCGTACTGCCTGCGGCCGGTGGAGATCGGTAAACCACTGGGCTTTTACGGCGATGAAGATTTTCTGCTGGATGGCAACATGCCGCTTGGCGATGAAGCGATGGATGCCAACAGCCAGCTGCTGATTGGACTTTCCACCGATAACGAGCAGGAGACACAGGGCTGGAAACCAGATGGTCTGCTGTATCAGGATTTTCTGGTCATGCTGAGGGTGTATCTGGGCTGGCGGTTTAAGGCAAAAATCACCCTGACCACCCGCACCTGCCTGCTGGCACTCCCTCCGTTGGGGGAGGGACCTTTCTGGCTCGGCATGAACGGTGTGCTGGGCGTCGAAGGCGATAACCTTCCGGATGATATTCCGCAAACATTTACCACTGAACTGGGTTACTACGCCGGGCTGGAGCCTGCGATACCACAACAAGGAAACCGACGTGTTACGTACAAGTTTGACTAAATCTGGGCGCTGGTTATTACCGCTGCTGGCTTTCAATCTGACGGGCTGCGGCCTGACTCAGAGCGTCAGCGACGGGACTAAATCGGCCTTTACCGCCGTATTTTACAAGAAAATTAAGGAACTGCATCTGGACTTTACCGCCCGTGAGGCACTGAATACCGATTCCCGTGAAAGTAATTCGCTCTCCGAACCGTTGGTGGTAAGAGTTTACCAACTGAAAGATCGTAAAACGTTCGACAAAATGGTGTATCAGCAACTGTTGAAAGAGGGGGAGACGATCCTGAAAGCGGATCTGCTGGCGAGCCGTGATGTAATAGTCAAGCCGGGCGGTGATGCGAACCTTGATATGCCAATGGAGGCCGGTGCGCAGTTTGTCGCGGTGGTGGGGCTGTTCCGCTATCCGGATATGATCAACAACACCTGGAAGCTGGTGGTAGAACGTGAAGAGCTGGACCCGGACAAGGCCAGAATTATTGAAGCGGGGAATAATCATCTGACACTGATGCCAGTGAAGGAGTAATTATGCCACAGTCACATCGCACCCCCTCGCTGTACGAGATGCTTTACGGTAACTTCACTGGCGGCCTCGATCTCCATCAGGTCAGCGAAGAAAACCAGGTGATCCTGTCCGTGCTGGACAACATGCAGCGCATCCTTAACTGCCGCGCCGGGACGCTGGCGCACCTGCCGGACTATGGGCTGCCGGATATGACCAAAATCTTGCAGGGCATGCCGGGAACTGCTCATCAGTTACTGGGCACGCTCTCAGCAGTTCTGCTCAAATATGAGCCCCGCCTGAACAGTATTAAGGTGCTGCTGCTTGAACAAACTCAGCCCGGCGAGCTGCGCTATGCCATTGATGCTGAGCTGAAGGGACTTGGCCTTGTACGCTACGGCACGGAGTTTATGCCGGAAGGGCGGGTGTTGTTACGCCATCTCAGGCAGCAGCACTACCTTGGTAATGGCGCGAGAGTGTGAGCCACTTTATTATCCCGTGCAGAAAACCAGATCCGTCCGGTAGCATGGCTCGAACTGCAGCCGGATATTCAGTACTGGCACCATCCAGGCGGCGTCGCCCGAACACAGAATGCATGGGTAACAGAGCTGAAAACCGGGGTGACTTTCTGATGTCAGCGTAGCAAGTACGATCCGGATCACGATTTTACTGGTGACGGATTGAGGCTGAGAATGAAACTGATAGAGTGCCAGAACTGGATTGTTACTGCTCAGGCAGGCAAAACCTGATTTTCTGGCTTCTGCCGGAGGTCAGGTTTTTTTGTTTCTGGAGTTCCGATGAAAATCGCCAAAATTCTTAATAATAATGTGGTGGTTATTCAGGATGAGCGCGGGTGCGAACAGGTCGTGATGGGCCGGGGACTGGCCTTCCAGAAGCGCGTCGGTGAAGAGCTGGATACCTCGCTGATTGAAAAGGTGTTTGCGTTACAAAGCGACGAACTGGTACGTCGGCTGGGGGAGCTCATCAGCCAGATCCCGCTGGAGGTGATGACCACCTGCGACCGCATTATTGGGCTGGCGACGCAGCGGCTGGGGACATTGCAGGAGAGTTTGTATATCACCTTAACTGACCACTGCTACTTTGCGATTGAACGGCAGAAAAAAGGGCTGGCAATCAAAAACGTGCTGCTGTGGGATATCAAGCGCCTCTATCCGAAGGAGTTCGAACTGGGGCAGGAGGCGCGGGCCATTATCGCCAGACGCCTGAACGTTGAGCTGGCGGAGGATGAAGCCGGGTTTATTGCACTGCATCTGGTTACCGCGCAGTTGAACAGCGAGATGTCAGAAGTGATGCACGTAACCCGGGTTATGCAGGAGATCCTGCAACTGGTGAAGTATCAGCTGCAGCTCGAGTATGACGAAGAGTCGCTCAGCTATCAGCGTTTAGTCACCCATCTGAAGTTTTTTGCCCAGCGGATGCTCACCCGCACCGTGGTGGAAGATGATGATGTCTCACTGCATACGGCGGTGAAAGACAACTACGCGAAAGCCTGGAAATGTGCCGAGAAAATCGCGCAGCATCTGAATAAAAGTTATCAGCGTGAGCTGACAACCGAAGAAATTATGTTCCTCGCTATTCATATCGAACGGGTGAGAAAAGAGAGGCATTAAGCCTCAAAAACTGGATTGTTACTGCATAACGCAGGCAAAACCTGAGCGCGGCCTTCGAGAGGAGGACGCCCTCGGGTTTTTTTATTTTTATACTCAGTCAACAGCTGCCCGCGGGCATCGGAAGTAAGGAAATCGAGATGGAATACCAGGCTTTAGCTAAGGATATTCTCGGCCACGTTGGCGGAAAAGAGAACATTGTCACTCTTGTCCACTGCGCCACCCGGCTTCGTTTCAAACTGAAAAATAATCAAAAAGCGGATGCAGAAGGGCTGAAGGAAAACCCGGGCGTGATTATGGTGGTTGAAAGCGGTGGCCAGTTCCAGGTCGTTATTGGCACCCATGTGAATAGCGTCTGGAAGGCGGTGCGTAGTGAAGCAGGGCTGACGGATGAAACCCCCGCTGTTGAAGAGAAGGGCGAAAAAGGCAATCTGCTGAGTCGCCTGATCGACATCGTTTCCGGGAT belongs to Erwinia pyri and includes:
- the licT gene encoding BglG family transcription antiterminator LicT encodes the protein MKIAKILNNNVVVIQDERGCEQVVMGRGLAFQKRVGEELDTSLIEKVFALQSDELVRRLGELISQIPLEVMTTCDRIIGLATQRLGTLQESLYITLTDHCYFAIERQKKGLAIKNVLLWDIKRLYPKEFELGQEARAIIARRLNVELAEDEAGFIALHLVTAQLNSEMSEVMHVTRVMQEILQLVKYQLQLEYDEESLSYQRLVTHLKFFAQRMLTRTVVEDDDVSLHTAVKDNYAKAWKCAEKIAQHLNKSYQRELTTEEIMFLAIHIERVRKERH
- the tssE gene encoding type VI secretion system baseplate subunit TssE, which translates into the protein MPQSHRTPSLYEMLYGNFTGGLDLHQVSEENQVILSVLDNMQRILNCRAGTLAHLPDYGLPDMTKILQGMPGTAHQLLGTLSAVLLKYEPRLNSIKVLLLEQTQPGELRYAIDAELKGLGLVRYGTEFMPEGRVLLRHLRQQHYLGNGARV
- the tssJ gene encoding type VI secretion system lipoprotein TssJ; protein product: MLRTSLTKSGRWLLPLLAFNLTGCGLTQSVSDGTKSAFTAVFYKKIKELHLDFTAREALNTDSRESNSLSEPLVVRVYQLKDRKTFDKMVYQQLLKEGETILKADLLASRDVIVKPGGDANLDMPMEAGAQFVAVVGLFRYPDMINNTWKLVVEREELDPDKARIIEAGNNHLTLMPVKE
- a CDS encoding DJ-1/PfpI family protein → MSKQAAILLAPGFEEAEAFIIIDILNRLHVKVTTVACHTSREVASYHAVPVIADALLADLTEREFDAVVIPGGPEGTVNLAANPQVIEFIRRHDDAGKWIAPICSAAARVLGGNHLLKGRNYTCSGDLYKVVTEGTYRGDDIVEDGNLISGKGLGVSFEFAFQLAWRLTHDTTTADFQAEHIYFDHWRSYEGINAR
- a CDS encoding type VI secretion system contractile sheath small subunit, with translation MSNSYQSEIPKARVNIQLSLHTGGAQKKIELPLKLMVVGDYSNGAEQRPVSERETVSINKNNFDNISQSLLGLVGLGIPGTAEHIPAPMSRFLSLLGVLQQPGKTQEGMQALVSLLAPDTRVQVSPYCLRPVEIGKPLGFYGDEDFLLDGNMPLGDEAMDANSQLLIGLSTDNEQETQGWKPDGLLYQDFLVMLRVYLGWRFKAKITLTTRTCLLALPPLGEGPFWLGMNGVLGVEGDNLPDDIPQTFTTELGYYAGLEPAIPQQGNRRVTYKFD